Proteins encoded together in one Streptomyces sp. B1I3 window:
- a CDS encoding UvrD-helicase domain-containing protein, producing the protein MAAQDAAVDSLRDREIGVEQEHLDRVYHRLEEKIHEAEFLMHDAGKRAQVGTPGALAERDAQVFRAGVHLNRLNSEFEDFLFGRIDLLHGKDGERGPDGAFTSVAPADDAVREDGTADIAETLHIGRIGVLDSDYAPLVIDWRAPAAAPFYRSTPKDPGRVVRRRVIRSKGRRVLGVEDDLMRPELTAFLGGESLPVIGDGALMAALGQARSHTMRDIVSSIQAEQDLVIRAPAASVTEVSGGPGTGKTAVALHRAAYLLYQDRRRYAGGILVVSPTPLLVAYTEGVLPSLGEEGQVAIRAVGSLSDEAAGAEGATTYDEPAVARIKGSSRMLHVLRKAARGALEQPAPRPAAQEGQLSFGEAEGPAEQGTPARLRVVAFGARVELEADELRRIRHNALGGTAPVNLLRPRARKLLLDALWSKSSGRGRYTDPELIAELRSSFDEDVSTEPVFLEFLNAWWPELTPRRVLAAMADERRLSRWARRILNQGEVRRLARSLKRLDEDGKGPLSVHDVALLDELQTLLGTPHRPKRKRELDPLDQLTGLDELMPQREETQRERAERLAAERTEYAHVIVDEAQDLTPMQWRMVGRRGRHATWTIVGDAAQSSWSDPDEASAARDEALGNRPRRQFTLTVNYRNPAEIAELAAKVLALAMPGMESPAAVRSTGVEPRFETVRAGDLAGTVREEARRLLAEVDGTVGVVVAMDRRAEARAWLEELGERVVALGSLEAKGLEYDATVVVSPAEIADESPAGLRVLYVALTRATQQLTVVSGERDMPDEHGVPDLLRD; encoded by the coding sequence GTGGCCGCGCAGGATGCCGCTGTCGATTCGTTGCGGGACCGGGAAATCGGTGTCGAGCAAGAACATCTGGACCGGGTCTACCACCGCCTCGAAGAGAAGATCCACGAGGCGGAATTTCTCATGCACGACGCCGGCAAACGGGCCCAGGTCGGGACCCCCGGGGCACTCGCCGAACGCGACGCCCAGGTCTTCCGCGCCGGTGTCCACCTCAACCGGCTGAACAGTGAGTTCGAGGACTTCCTCTTCGGGCGGATCGACCTGCTGCACGGCAAGGACGGCGAGCGCGGCCCGGACGGCGCGTTCACCTCCGTCGCACCCGCCGACGACGCCGTACGGGAGGACGGCACCGCCGACATCGCGGAGACGCTCCACATCGGGCGCATAGGAGTCCTCGACTCCGACTACGCGCCGCTGGTGATCGACTGGCGGGCCCCGGCCGCCGCGCCGTTCTACCGGTCGACGCCCAAGGACCCGGGCAGGGTCGTACGCCGACGGGTCATCCGCTCCAAGGGCCGCAGGGTCCTCGGGGTCGAGGACGACCTGATGCGTCCGGAGCTGACGGCGTTCCTGGGAGGCGAGAGCCTCCCGGTCATCGGCGACGGCGCCCTGATGGCCGCGCTGGGCCAGGCCCGCAGTCACACCATGCGCGACATCGTCTCCTCCATCCAGGCCGAGCAGGACCTGGTGATCCGCGCCCCCGCCGCCTCCGTCACGGAGGTGTCCGGAGGGCCCGGCACCGGCAAGACGGCGGTGGCCCTGCACCGGGCCGCGTACCTCCTCTACCAGGACCGGCGCCGGTACGCGGGCGGCATCCTCGTCGTCTCCCCGACCCCGCTCCTGGTCGCGTACACCGAGGGAGTGCTGCCCTCGCTCGGGGAGGAGGGCCAGGTCGCCATCCGCGCGGTCGGCTCGCTCTCCGACGAGGCCGCCGGTGCCGAGGGGGCCACCACGTACGACGAGCCCGCCGTCGCCCGGATCAAGGGCTCCTCCCGGATGCTCCACGTGCTGCGCAAGGCCGCCCGTGGTGCCCTGGAGCAGCCGGCCCCCCGACCCGCCGCCCAGGAGGGTCAGCTCTCCTTCGGCGAGGCGGAGGGCCCGGCGGAGCAGGGCACCCCGGCCCGGCTGAGGGTGGTGGCCTTCGGCGCCCGGGTCGAACTGGAGGCGGACGAGCTCCGGCGCATCCGGCACAACGCCCTCGGCGGCACCGCACCCGTCAACCTGCTGCGCCCGCGCGCCCGCAAGCTTCTCCTGGACGCCCTGTGGAGCAAGTCGTCGGGCCGGGGCCGTTACACCGACCCCGAGCTGATCGCGGAGCTGCGCTCCTCGTTCGACGAGGACGTCTCCACCGAGCCGGTGTTCCTGGAGTTCCTGAACGCCTGGTGGCCGGAGCTCACCCCCCGCCGGGTGCTGGCCGCCATGGCCGACGAGCGGCGGCTGAGCCGGTGGGCGCGCCGGATCCTCAACCAGGGCGAGGTGCGTCGCCTGGCCCGCTCGCTGAAGCGGCTGGACGAGGACGGCAAGGGTCCCCTCTCCGTCCACGACGTGGCGCTCCTGGACGAGCTGCAGACGCTGCTGGGAACCCCGCACCGCCCGAAGAGGAAGCGCGAGCTCGACCCGCTGGACCAGCTCACCGGCCTGGACGAGCTGATGCCGCAGCGCGAGGAGACCCAGCGGGAGCGGGCCGAGAGGCTGGCGGCGGAGCGCACCGAGTACGCGCACGTCATCGTCGACGAGGCGCAGGACCTGACCCCGATGCAGTGGCGCATGGTCGGCCGCCGCGGCCGGCACGCCACCTGGACGATCGTCGGCGACGCGGCCCAGTCCTCCTGGTCCGACCCGGACGAGGCGTCCGCGGCCCGTGACGAGGCGCTCGGCAACCGGCCCCGGCGGCAATTCACCCTCACGGTGAACTACCGCAACCCGGCGGAGATCGCCGAGCTCGCGGCGAAGGTGCTGGCGCTGGCCATGCCGGGGATGGAGTCCCCGGCGGCGGTCCGCTCCACGGGGGTGGAACCGCGCTTCGAGACGGTGCGCGCCGGGGATCTGGCCGGGACCGTCCGCGAGGAGGCGCGCAGGCTGCTCGCGGAGGTGGACGGCACCGTCGGCGTGGTCGTCGCGATGGACCGCCGTGCCGAGGCCCGTGCCTGGCTCGAGGAGCTCGGCGAGCGGGTGGTGGCGCTGGGCAGCCTGGAGGCGAAGGGCCTGGAGTACGACGCCACGGTGGTCGTCTCGCCCGCGGAGATCGCGGACGAGTCGCCGGCGGGGCTGCGGGTGCTGTACGTGGCGCTCACCCGTGCGACGCAGCAGCTGACCGTGGTCTCCGGCGAACGTGACATGCCGGACGAGCACGGCGTACCGGACCTGCTGAGGGACTGA
- a CDS encoding ABATE domain-containing protein has translation MAAGTGTAPYGRRFDSGRVCLDLVATAAACSGGSERLDRPAGLAGWLVASGLVPAGTVLTGVDETWVARFRQLRTCVDRLMTAELAGNSAENALERVNALAAGPPPGVRAVRAEGGALVRVLSADPACEALLAAVARDAVELLTDPAARAGLRRCEGDACRRLYLDTSRGRRRRWCSSEVCGNRERVARHRRRVKAVR, from the coding sequence ATGGCGGCGGGCACGGGCACGGCCCCGTACGGCCGGCGGTTCGACTCCGGGCGCGTCTGTCTCGACCTGGTGGCGACGGCTGCTGCCTGCTCCGGCGGCTCCGAGCGGCTCGACCGCCCCGCCGGCCTCGCCGGCTGGCTGGTGGCCTCCGGGCTGGTGCCTGCGGGGACGGTCCTCACGGGCGTGGACGAGACGTGGGTGGCGCGCTTCCGGCAGCTGCGTACGTGTGTCGACCGGCTGATGACCGCCGAACTGGCCGGGAACAGCGCCGAGAACGCCCTGGAACGCGTCAACGCCCTGGCAGCCGGGCCGCCGCCCGGGGTACGGGCCGTACGTGCCGAGGGAGGAGCCCTCGTACGGGTGCTGAGTGCCGACCCCGCGTGCGAGGCCCTGCTGGCGGCGGTGGCCCGGGACGCCGTGGAGCTGCTGACCGACCCGGCGGCCAGAGCGGGGCTGCGGCGCTGCGAGGGCGATGCCTGCCGGCGGCTCTACCTGGACACGTCGCGGGGCCGGCGGCGGCGCTGGTGCTCCAGCGAGGTCTGCGGGAACCGGGAACGGGTGGCCCGGCACCGCCGCCGCGTGAAGGCCGTGCGGTGA
- a CDS encoding HU family DNA-binding protein has protein sequence MNRSELVAALADRAEVTRKDADAVLAALAETVGEIVAKGDEKVTIPGFLTFERTHRAARTARNPQTGDPINIPAGYSVKVSAGSKLKEAAKGK, from the coding sequence ATGAACCGCAGTGAGCTGGTGGCCGCCCTGGCCGACCGTGCCGAGGTGACCCGCAAGGACGCCGACGCCGTTCTGGCCGCCCTCGCCGAGACCGTCGGCGAGATCGTCGCCAAGGGCGACGAGAAGGTCACCATCCCCGGCTTCCTGACCTTCGAGCGCACCCACCGTGCCGCTCGCACCGCTCGCAACCCGCAGACCGGCGACCCGATCAACATCCCGGCCGGTTACAGCGTGAAGGTCTCCGCGGGCTCGAAGCTCAAGGAAGCCGCCAAGGGCAAGTAA
- a CDS encoding acyltransferase, whose translation MRPSPDEGAPASPATTEATGAVPKPGRDRYLDLLRAVALVRVVCFHLFGWAWLTVLFPSMGVMFALAGSLMARSLARPAGSVIRSRLRRLLPPMWAFSLIAVPVMFALSWKPVREEGLWWFIKIGCYILPVGSPPYPEESGSTGGWLEVSWADQAVGPLWYIRAYLWFVLASPLLLKAFRRLPWVTLLAPIALTAVIGTGLVTVPGMLGEGLVDFAVFGSCWILGFAHNDGLLQQIPRYLAVSSAAIVMGFGLWWASGHLTEEGWNLDEIPLAQATWSLGFCAVLLLYAPSWRKLPGKLAGWDSLVTLANNRAVTIYLWHNILLMAAAQLVDESWNIPWFGDTFGPYIEKSYNGLILILIWPLLGVAILAFGWVEDVAAKRRPRLWPNGAVKGRGRAA comes from the coding sequence CTGCGCCCGTCCCCCGACGAGGGGGCCCCGGCGTCCCCCGCGACCACCGAGGCCACCGGGGCCGTGCCGAAACCGGGACGGGACCGCTACCTCGACCTGCTCCGGGCCGTCGCCCTCGTCCGCGTGGTCTGCTTCCACCTCTTCGGCTGGGCCTGGCTGACCGTCCTCTTCCCGTCCATGGGCGTGATGTTCGCCCTCGCCGGTTCGCTGATGGCCCGCTCGCTGGCCCGCCCCGCGGGAAGCGTCATCCGCAGCCGGCTGCGCAGGCTGCTCCCTCCGATGTGGGCGTTCTCCCTCATCGCCGTACCGGTGATGTTCGCGCTGAGCTGGAAGCCCGTGCGCGAGGAGGGGCTGTGGTGGTTCATCAAGATCGGCTGCTACATCCTCCCGGTCGGCTCCCCGCCCTATCCCGAGGAGAGCGGCTCGACCGGCGGATGGCTGGAGGTGTCCTGGGCGGACCAGGCTGTGGGACCGCTCTGGTACATCCGCGCCTACCTCTGGTTCGTGCTCGCCTCACCCCTGCTGCTCAAGGCCTTCCGCAGGCTCCCGTGGGTCACGCTGCTCGCCCCGATCGCCCTCACGGCGGTCATCGGCACGGGTCTCGTCACGGTCCCCGGCATGCTCGGTGAAGGGCTCGTCGACTTCGCGGTCTTCGGCTCCTGCTGGATCCTCGGCTTCGCCCACAACGACGGGCTGCTCCAACAGATCCCGCGCTACCTGGCGGTGTCCAGCGCCGCGATCGTCATGGGCTTCGGCCTGTGGTGGGCGTCGGGACACCTCACCGAGGAGGGCTGGAACCTCGACGAGATCCCGCTCGCCCAGGCCACCTGGTCCCTCGGCTTCTGCGCGGTCCTCCTGCTCTACGCACCCTCCTGGCGGAAACTCCCCGGGAAGCTCGCCGGCTGGGACAGCCTGGTCACCCTCGCCAACAACCGGGCCGTGACGATCTACCTGTGGCACAACATCCTGCTGATGGCGGCCGCGCAGCTCGTCGACGAGTCCTGGAACATCCCGTGGTTCGGTGACACGTTCGGCCCATACATCGAGAAGTCCTACAACGGCCTCATCCTCATCCTGATCTGGCCGCTGCTCGGTGTCGCCATCCTGGCCTTCGGCTGGGTCGAGGACGTGGCCGCGAAGCGCCGGCCGCGCCTGTGGCCCAACGGGGCGGTCAAGGGCCGCGGCCGCGCCGCCTGA
- a CDS encoding NAD-dependent malic enzyme, whose product MATAPSVSYSMTVRLEVPASGTAVSQLTTAVESSGGSVTGLDVTASGHEKLRIDVTIAASSTSHADEIVEGLRGIEGVVLGKVSDRTFLMHLGGKIEMASKHPIRNRDDLSMIYTPGVARVCMAIAENPEDARRLTIKRNSVAVVTDGSAVLGLGNIGPKAALPVMEGKAALFKRFAGIDAWPLCLDTQDTDAIVEVVKAIAPGFAGINLEDISAPRCFEIEARLREALDIPVFHDDQHGTAIVVLAALTNALRVVGKSIGDVRVVMSGAGAAGTAILKLLIAAGVKHAVVADIHGVVHTGREDLVSADPDSPLRWIADNTNPEGVTGTLKEAVAGADVFIGVSAPNVLDGDDVAAMAEGAIVFALANPDPEVDPAIARETAAVVATGRSDFPNQINNVLVFPGVFRGLLDAQSRTVNTEMMLAAARALAGVVAEDEVNANYIIPSVFNDKVAGAVAGAVREAAKAAGVAEAAPDPA is encoded by the coding sequence ATGGCAACGGCGCCCAGCGTCTCGTACTCGATGACGGTCAGGCTGGAGGTGCCCGCGAGCGGCACAGCGGTCTCCCAGCTCACCACGGCCGTGGAGTCCTCCGGCGGTTCGGTCACCGGCCTCGACGTGACCGCCTCCGGCCACGAGAAGCTGCGGATCGACGTCACCATCGCGGCGTCCTCCACCTCGCACGCGGACGAGATCGTCGAAGGACTGCGCGGTATCGAGGGCGTCGTCCTCGGCAAGGTCTCCGACCGTACGTTCCTCATGCACCTCGGCGGCAAGATCGAGATGGCGTCCAAGCACCCCATCCGCAACCGTGACGACCTCTCGATGATCTACACGCCGGGTGTCGCCCGGGTCTGCATGGCGATCGCCGAGAACCCCGAGGACGCCCGCCGCCTGACCATCAAGCGCAACTCCGTGGCGGTGGTCACGGACGGTTCCGCGGTGCTCGGTCTCGGCAACATCGGCCCCAAGGCCGCTCTCCCCGTCATGGAGGGCAAGGCGGCCCTGTTCAAGCGTTTCGCCGGCATCGACGCCTGGCCGCTTTGCCTGGACACGCAGGACACGGATGCCATCGTCGAGGTCGTCAAGGCGATCGCCCCCGGCTTCGCGGGCATCAACCTCGAGGACATCTCCGCCCCCCGCTGCTTCGAGATCGAGGCGCGGCTGCGCGAGGCCCTGGACATCCCCGTCTTCCACGACGACCAGCACGGCACGGCGATCGTGGTCCTGGCGGCCCTGACGAACGCGCTGCGCGTGGTCGGCAAGTCGATCGGCGACGTGCGGGTCGTCATGTCCGGCGCCGGCGCGGCCGGTACGGCCATCCTGAAGCTGCTCATCGCGGCAGGCGTCAAGCACGCCGTCGTCGCCGACATCCACGGTGTGGTGCACACGGGCCGTGAGGACCTCGTCTCCGCCGACCCCGACTCGCCGCTGCGCTGGATCGCCGACAACACCAACCCGGAGGGCGTCACGGGCACCCTCAAGGAGGCCGTCGCCGGCGCCGACGTCTTCATCGGCGTCTCCGCCCCCAACGTCCTGGACGGCGACGACGTCGCGGCGATGGCGGAGGGTGCGATCGTGTTCGCGCTCGCGAATCCGGACCCCGAGGTTGACCCGGCAATCGCTCGGGAGACGGCGGCAGTTGTGGCCACCGGCCGCTCCGACTTCCCGAACCAGATCAACAACGTGCTGGTCTTCCCCGGCGTCTTCCGCGGTCTGCTGGACGCTCAGTCCCGTACCGTCAACACGGAGATGATGCTCGCCGCCGCGCGTGCCCTCGCCGGTGTGGTCGCCGAGGACGAGGTGAACGCGAACTACATCATCCCGTCGGTCTTCAACGACAAGGTCGCGGGAGCGGTCGCCGGAGCGGTCCGCGAGGCCGCCAAGGCCGCCGGGGTGGCCGAGGCCGCGCCCGACCCGGCCTAG
- a CDS encoding GNAT family N-acetyltransferase: MIDDIHRLTSDVRLRPATLGDAASFAEALIRSRSYMRRWEPERPASFYTPEGQRQRLTGLLADRDAGRAMPWVLADEEDRVVGAMTLASIERGPFRNARLGYWVDVDRAGRGLATAAVGRVCEAARDGLGLHRIEAGTVVDNTASQRVLTKCGFVQIGTAPRYLHIDGAWADHRLFQRILHDGPPQR; this comes from the coding sequence ATGATCGACGACATCCACCGCCTGACCTCCGACGTCCGGCTGAGGCCCGCGACGCTCGGCGACGCCGCGTCCTTCGCCGAGGCGCTGATCCGGAGCCGCTCCTACATGCGGCGCTGGGAGCCCGAACGGCCCGCATCCTTCTACACCCCCGAGGGGCAGCGACAGCGCCTGACCGGGCTGCTGGCGGACCGGGACGCGGGGCGCGCGATGCCCTGGGTGCTGGCCGACGAGGAGGACCGGGTCGTGGGGGCGATGACGCTCGCCTCCATCGAGCGCGGGCCGTTCCGCAACGCCCGGCTCGGCTACTGGGTCGACGTCGACCGGGCGGGCCGGGGCCTGGCGACGGCCGCGGTCGGCCGGGTCTGCGAGGCGGCGCGGGACGGGCTCGGACTGCACCGCATCGAGGCGGGCACGGTGGTCGACAACACCGCCTCGCAGCGGGTGCTGACCAAGTGCGGCTTCGTGCAGATCGGTACGGCGCCGCGCTACCTCCACATCGACGGGGCGTGGGCGGACCACCGGCTGTTCCAGCGGATCCTGCACGACGGGCCGCCGCAGCGCTGA
- a CDS encoding uroporphyrinogen-III synthase: MHDDDAQHGPLAGFTVGVTAARRAEELGTLLTRRGAAVLHAPALRIVPLADDSELLAATKELIDDAPDVVIATTAIGFRGWVEAADGWGVGDALLELLRGVELLARGPKVKGAIRAAGLTEAWSPGSESMAEVLDRLLDEGVSGRRVALQLHGEPLPGFVESLRAAGAEVVGVPVYRWMPPEDIAPLDRMLDVTVARGLDALTFTSAPAVASYLNRAEARGMLPEVLSALGHDVVTACVGPVTALPLQARGIDTLQPERFRLGPLVQLLCTQLPARARTLPVAGHTVEIRGHAVLVGGALRPVPPAGMALLHTLARRPGWVVSRADLLRALPGSGSDEHAVETAMARLRTALGVPRLIQTVVKRGYRLALDPSADTKYSGT; the protein is encoded by the coding sequence ATGCACGACGACGACGCACAGCACGGGCCCCTCGCGGGCTTCACGGTCGGGGTCACCGCCGCCCGTCGCGCCGAGGAGCTGGGGACGCTCCTCACGCGCAGGGGCGCCGCGGTCCTGCACGCGCCCGCGCTGCGGATCGTGCCGCTCGCGGACGACAGCGAACTCCTGGCGGCCACGAAGGAACTGATCGACGACGCACCCGACGTCGTCATCGCCACCACCGCCATCGGCTTCAGGGGCTGGGTGGAGGCCGCGGACGGCTGGGGGGTCGGCGACGCGCTCCTGGAGCTGCTGCGCGGGGTGGAACTGCTCGCCCGCGGTCCCAAGGTCAAGGGGGCCATCCGGGCCGCCGGACTCACCGAGGCGTGGTCGCCCGGGTCCGAATCGATGGCCGAAGTCCTGGACCGGCTGCTGGACGAGGGCGTCTCGGGCCGACGGGTCGCCCTCCAGCTGCACGGGGAGCCCCTGCCCGGATTCGTCGAGTCGCTGCGTGCGGCGGGCGCCGAGGTCGTCGGCGTACCCGTCTACCGGTGGATGCCCCCGGAGGACATCGCGCCCCTCGACCGCATGCTGGACGTCACGGTCGCCCGCGGTCTGGACGCCCTCACCTTCACCAGTGCCCCGGCAGTCGCCTCCTACCTGAACCGGGCCGAGGCCCGCGGCATGCTCCCGGAGGTGCTGTCCGCCCTGGGCCACGACGTCGTAACGGCGTGCGTGGGACCGGTCACCGCCCTGCCGCTGCAGGCGCGGGGCATCGACACCCTCCAGCCGGAGCGCTTCCGGCTCGGTCCGCTCGTCCAGCTGCTCTGCACCCAGCTGCCCGCCAGGGCCCGCACGCTGCCGGTCGCCGGGCACACGGTCGAGATCCGGGGGCACGCCGTGCTCGTCGGCGGCGCACTGCGCCCGGTGCCGCCCGCCGGCATGGCACTGCTGCACACGCTCGCCCGCAGGCCGGGCTGGGTCGTCTCCCGGGCCGACCTGCTGCGGGCGCTGCCCGGCAGCGGTAGCGACGAACACGCGGTCGAGACGGCGATGGCCAGACTGCGCACGGCCCTCGGAGTGCCGCGGCTGATCCAGACGGTCGTCAAGCGTGGCTACCGGCTGGCGCTGGACCCCTCGGCCGACACGAAGTACTCCGGCACCTGA
- a CDS encoding sigma-70 family RNA polymerase sigma factor produces MRKDAAVADDRPHRARHRSEPPRSPSAVPDEELMRALYREHAGPLLAYVLRLVAGDRQRAEDVVQETLIRAWKNAGSLNRATGSVRPWLVTVARRIVIDGHRSRQARPREVDPSPLEVIPAEDEIDKALWLMTLSDALDDLTPAHREALVETYFKGRTVNEAAEVLGVPSGTVRSRVFYALRSMKLALEERGITA; encoded by the coding sequence GTGCGCAAGGATGCGGCCGTGGCCGATGACCGTCCGCACAGGGCTCGACATCGCAGTGAGCCGCCCCGCTCTCCCTCCGCCGTCCCCGACGAGGAGCTGATGCGGGCGCTGTACCGCGAACATGCCGGGCCGCTGCTCGCCTATGTGCTCCGTCTTGTCGCCGGAGACCGTCAGCGGGCCGAGGACGTCGTGCAGGAAACGCTCATCCGTGCCTGGAAGAACGCCGGTTCGCTCAACCGGGCCACCGGCTCCGTCCGCCCCTGGCTGGTGACGGTCGCCCGGCGCATCGTCATCGACGGCCACCGCAGCCGGCAGGCCCGGCCGCGTGAGGTCGATCCGTCGCCGCTGGAGGTCATTCCCGCGGAGGACGAGATAGACAAGGCGTTGTGGCTGATGACGCTCTCGGACGCACTCGACGATTTGACCCCCGCCCACCGGGAAGCATTGGTCGAGACCTACTTCAAGGGCCGTACGGTCAACGAGGCCGCCGAGGTGCTCGGCGTCCCCAGCGGAACCGTGCGGTCCCGGGTGTTCTACGCACTGCGTTCGATGAAGCTCGCACTCGAGGAGAGGGGGATCACGGCATGA
- a CDS encoding anti-sigma factor — MSDQEWQPFGPRPAGPRTPGGPSGPPGPPAGPFGLPTEGPEHDAAGAYVLGILDDAEASAFEAHLAHCALCAAHLDEFAGMEPMLAMLAEAPAAAGARPVPHVPDRPAPRLLAGLVDEVARKRSRRRRRARYLIAAAAVLVIGGPVAAVVATGGDDSGTQVQAGDPHPTSPAEDAFFHHMKEKLRATDPTTRVDATVGMEPKAWGTHTVLELKNVKGPQKCSLIAVSRTGDEEVVTSWSVPTWGYGIEDSTHASARNPLYVHGGAAMAREDIDHFEVRTFDGERLVEIDA; from the coding sequence ATGAGCGACCAGGAGTGGCAGCCTTTCGGGCCCCGGCCGGCAGGTCCCCGTACCCCCGGCGGGCCGTCCGGGCCACCCGGCCCGCCCGCCGGTCCCTTCGGCCTCCCCACGGAGGGCCCGGAGCACGACGCGGCCGGCGCCTATGTGCTCGGCATCCTCGACGACGCCGAGGCGAGCGCCTTCGAGGCGCATCTGGCGCACTGCGCGCTGTGCGCCGCCCATCTCGACGAGTTCGCCGGGATGGAGCCCATGCTGGCGATGCTCGCGGAGGCACCCGCCGCGGCGGGCGCGCGCCCCGTCCCGCACGTGCCCGACCGGCCCGCGCCGAGGTTGCTGGCCGGCCTGGTCGACGAGGTCGCGCGCAAGCGGTCCCGGCGGAGGCGGCGTGCCCGTTACCTGATCGCGGCGGCGGCGGTCCTGGTCATCGGCGGCCCGGTGGCCGCGGTCGTCGCCACGGGCGGCGACGACTCCGGCACGCAGGTGCAGGCCGGCGACCCCCACCCCACGAGCCCCGCCGAGGACGCCTTCTTCCACCACATGAAGGAGAAGCTGCGGGCGACCGACCCCACCACCCGGGTAGACGCCACGGTCGGTATGGAGCCCAAGGCCTGGGGGACGCACACGGTCCTGGAACTCAAGAACGTCAAGGGGCCGCAGAAGTGCAGCCTGATCGCCGTCTCCAGAACCGGCGATGAGGAGGTCGTCACCTCCTGGTCCGTACCGACCTGGGGGTACGGGATCGAGGACTCCACCCACGCGAGCGCGAGGAATCCGCTGTACGTGCACGGCGGCGCGGCGATGGCGCGCGAGGACATCGACCACTTCGAGGTGCGCACCTTCGACGGCGAGCGGCTGGTGGAGATCGACGCGTAA
- a CDS encoding NarK/NasA family nitrate transporter has translation MAGRWIEQWEPEDETFWRETGERVARRNLWFSVLSEHIGFSIWSLWSVMVLFMGPEYGIDPAGKFFLISTATLVGAVVRVPYTFAVALFGGRNWTIFSALSLLVPTVAAFVVMEPGTSYTTFLVVAGLTGIGGGNFASSMTNINAFFPLRKKGWALGLNAGGGNIGVPVVQLVGLLVIGTAGAAHPRIVLGVYVPLIVVAAVCAAFRMDNLRPVQNDAGAALQAVREPHTWIMSVLYIGTFGSFIGYSFAFGLVLQTQFGRTPLQAASLTFIGPLLGSLIRPAGGWLADRYGGARITLWNFAAMAAATGVVVYASGIESLAVFLVGFIALFVLTGLGNGSTFKMIPGIFHAQAVGKGLRGEEAAAYGRRLSGAAMGLIGAVGALGGLAINLAFRQSFATSGAGTAAFWAFLVFYAVCFTLTWSVYLRRTAAVPAKPQLSYAEV, from the coding sequence ATGGCCGGTCGTTGGATCGAGCAGTGGGAGCCGGAGGACGAGACCTTCTGGCGCGAGACGGGCGAGCGGGTCGCCCGGCGGAACCTGTGGTTCTCCGTGCTCTCCGAGCACATCGGTTTCTCCATCTGGTCCCTGTGGTCCGTCATGGTCCTGTTCATGGGACCCGAGTACGGGATCGACCCGGCCGGGAAGTTCTTCCTGATCTCCACGGCCACCCTGGTCGGAGCCGTCGTCCGGGTGCCCTACACCTTCGCCGTCGCCCTGTTCGGCGGGCGCAACTGGACGATCTTCAGCGCGCTGTCGCTGCTGGTGCCGACCGTCGCCGCCTTCGTGGTCATGGAACCCGGTACCTCCTACACGACGTTCCTCGTCGTCGCCGGGCTCACCGGCATCGGAGGGGGCAACTTCGCCTCCTCCATGACGAACATCAACGCCTTCTTCCCGCTCCGCAAGAAGGGCTGGGCGCTCGGGCTCAACGCGGGCGGCGGCAACATCGGCGTACCGGTCGTGCAGCTCGTCGGCCTCCTGGTGATCGGCACGGCGGGCGCGGCGCACCCCCGGATCGTGCTGGGCGTCTACGTGCCCCTGATCGTCGTCGCCGCGGTCTGCGCCGCTTTCCGCATGGACAACCTCCGGCCCGTGCAGAACGACGCCGGGGCTGCGCTCCAGGCCGTACGCGAGCCGCACACCTGGATCATGTCGGTGCTCTACATCGGCACCTTCGGATCGTTCATCGGCTACAGCTTCGCCTTCGGCCTCGTCCTCCAGACCCAGTTCGGCCGGACCCCGCTGCAGGCCGCCTCGCTCACCTTCATCGGCCCGCTGCTCGGCTCCCTGATCCGCCCCGCGGGCGGCTGGCTCGCCGACCGGTACGGCGGCGCCCGGATCACCCTGTGGAACTTCGCGGCGATGGCCGCGGCGACCGGTGTCGTCGTCTACGCCTCCGGGATCGAGTCGCTGGCCGTGTTCCTCGTCGGCTTCATCGCGCTGTTCGTGCTCACGGGACTGGGCAACGGCTCGACGTTCAAGATGATCCCGGGCATCTTCCACGCCCAGGCGGTCGGCAAGGGCCTGCGCGGCGAGGAGGCGGCGGCGTACGGCCGGCGGCTGTCCGGTGCGGCCATGGGACTCATCGGGGCGGTCGGCGCGCTGGGCGGCCTGGCGATCAACCTCGCTTTCCGCCAGTCCTTCGCGACCTCGGGCGCCGGAACGGCCGCCTTCTGGGCCTTCCTGGTCTTCTACGCCGTCTGCTTCACCCTCACGTGGTCGGTATACCTTCGGCGTACCGCGGCGGTGCCCGCGAAGCCCCAGCTCAGCTACGCCGAGGTGTGA